One region of Wyeomyia smithii strain HCP4-BCI-WySm-NY-G18 chromosome 3, ASM2978416v1, whole genome shotgun sequence genomic DNA includes:
- the LOC129731211 gene encoding zinc finger protein 431-like isoform X2: MSQDQYLCRICSFSTKPVFSLNEVISGCSLIDMLRQCVNIEIDENDGLPYQCCTDCKSDLIVAYKMVTRCYESNTKLREQLMQISCEAGSALEVFLKPYIGENEIKTEVADDEMIGDECIYAEPLVDFQPSTDAVKEESSTNNNEHPLDIIPDKEDRDEASTEKVKPKRKKVKIEPSIPKRCCRCKQKLNSVEEMQQHSKNVHLSMKIFEPAKINARPHECNVCYKRYTTKKALSLHKQQLYIENQYKCDQCVEEFRSESSLNAHKESHVLDVVQPYSNRKGQQPRCCACYEQFNTDEQLKQHARDVHLPESTTATEDTNNLYKCDLCHRRYKNLRILREHQLKPYRTQQYQCSTCGRIFRDKNAIADHERSHQDERAYVCPICAKSFVMKDSYRKHVRAHSLADDRFKCDICNKGFKTKANLKGHYITHNPHIRPLQCNLCPATFARKVCLQAHIMLHTGEKPYKCDQCDAAYTFSTDLKRHIMAHQGLKPHVCTICGRGYPRKDYLRKHMANHSMQQGG, encoded by the exons ATGTCTCAAGACCAATATTTGTGTCGAatttgttctttttcgaccaaacCTGTTTTCTCCCTAAATGAGGTTATCAGTGGGTGTTCTCTAATTGATATGCTGCGACAGTGTGTTAATATAGAg ATCGATGAAAATGATGGCCTGCCATATCAATGCTGCACAGACTGTAAGTCGGATCTTATAGTGGCATATAAAATGGTTACCCGATGTTATGAATCTAACACAAAACTACGAGAACAGCTGATGCAAATAAGCTGCGAAGCTGG CTCCGCATTGGAAGTGTTTTTGAAACCGTATATTGGagagaatgaaataaaaaccgaaGTTGCCGATGATGAGATGATTGGTGATGAATGTATTTATGCAGAACCGCTGGTTGATTTTCAACCAAGTACAGATGCAGTAAAGGAAGAGAGTTCGACGAACAACAATGAACATCCACTAGACATTATCCCTGATAAAGAGGATCGTGATGAAGCAAGTACAGAAAAAGTAAAACCGAaacgtaaaaaagtaaaaattgaaCCCTCTATACCGAAGCGTTGCTGTCGTTGTAAACAAAAACTGAATTCCGTAGAAGAAATGCAACAGCATTCAAAAAACGTGCATCTTAGCATGAAAATTTTCGAACCCGCTAAAATCAATGCAAGGCCCCATGAATGTAACGTATGTTATAAACGATATACTACAAAGAAAGCATTAAGCCTACATAAGCAACAACTTTATATTGAAAACCAATACAAATGTGACCAATGTGTGGAGGAGTTTAGATCTGAAAGTTCTCTAAATGCCCACAAAGAATCGCATGTATTGGATGTGGTACAGCCATACAGCAACCGAAAAGGACAGCAACCTCGGTGTTGTGCTTGTTACGAACAGTTCAATACTGATGAACAACTAAAGCAACATGCTAGGGACGTACATCTACCGGAAAGTACAACTGCTACCGAAGATACCAACAATCTATATAAATGCGATTTATGCCATCGTCGATACAAAAACTTGCGGATTTTACGAGAACACCAGTTGAAACCGTATCGTACGCAGCAATATCAATGCTCCACGTGTGGACGGATATTTCGCGATAAAAATGCAATAGCGGACCACGAACGGTCCCATCAAGATGAACGGGCTTATGTTTGTCCAATATGCGCAAAATCATTCGTTATGAAGGACTCCTACAGAAAACACGTCCGTGCGCACTCGCTTGCCGACGATCGGTTCAAATGCGACATATGCAACAAAGGATTTAAGACGAAAGCCAATCTAAAAGGCCATTACATTACGCACAACCCTCACATACGTCCTTTACAATGCAATTTGTGCCCGGCCACATTCGCTAGGAAAGTTTGTCTGCAAGCACACATCATGTTACATACTGGCGAAAAACCATATAAATGTGACCAGTGCGACGCGGCGTACACATTTTCGACAGACCTTAAGCGTCATATCATGGCTCATCAAGGTCTGAAACCACATGTCTGTACTATTTGTGGTCGAGGTTATCCACGTAAAGACTATTTACGAAAGCACATGGCAAACCATAGTATGCAACAGGGGGGATGA
- the LOC129731211 gene encoding zinc finger protein 431-like isoform X1, whose translation MSQDQYLCRICSFSTKPVFSLNEVISGCSLIDMLRQCVNIEIDENDGLPYQCCTDCKSDLIVAYKMVTRCYESNTKLREQLMQISCEAGSSALEVFLKPYIGENEIKTEVADDEMIGDECIYAEPLVDFQPSTDAVKEESSTNNNEHPLDIIPDKEDRDEASTEKVKPKRKKVKIEPSIPKRCCRCKQKLNSVEEMQQHSKNVHLSMKIFEPAKINARPHECNVCYKRYTTKKALSLHKQQLYIENQYKCDQCVEEFRSESSLNAHKESHVLDVVQPYSNRKGQQPRCCACYEQFNTDEQLKQHARDVHLPESTTATEDTNNLYKCDLCHRRYKNLRILREHQLKPYRTQQYQCSTCGRIFRDKNAIADHERSHQDERAYVCPICAKSFVMKDSYRKHVRAHSLADDRFKCDICNKGFKTKANLKGHYITHNPHIRPLQCNLCPATFARKVCLQAHIMLHTGEKPYKCDQCDAAYTFSTDLKRHIMAHQGLKPHVCTICGRGYPRKDYLRKHMANHSMQQGG comes from the exons ATGTCTCAAGACCAATATTTGTGTCGAatttgttctttttcgaccaaacCTGTTTTCTCCCTAAATGAGGTTATCAGTGGGTGTTCTCTAATTGATATGCTGCGACAGTGTGTTAATATAGAg ATCGATGAAAATGATGGCCTGCCATATCAATGCTGCACAGACTGTAAGTCGGATCTTATAGTGGCATATAAAATGGTTACCCGATGTTATGAATCTAACACAAAACTACGAGAACAGCTGATGCAAATAAGCTGCGAAGCTGG taGCTCCGCATTGGAAGTGTTTTTGAAACCGTATATTGGagagaatgaaataaaaaccgaaGTTGCCGATGATGAGATGATTGGTGATGAATGTATTTATGCAGAACCGCTGGTTGATTTTCAACCAAGTACAGATGCAGTAAAGGAAGAGAGTTCGACGAACAACAATGAACATCCACTAGACATTATCCCTGATAAAGAGGATCGTGATGAAGCAAGTACAGAAAAAGTAAAACCGAaacgtaaaaaagtaaaaattgaaCCCTCTATACCGAAGCGTTGCTGTCGTTGTAAACAAAAACTGAATTCCGTAGAAGAAATGCAACAGCATTCAAAAAACGTGCATCTTAGCATGAAAATTTTCGAACCCGCTAAAATCAATGCAAGGCCCCATGAATGTAACGTATGTTATAAACGATATACTACAAAGAAAGCATTAAGCCTACATAAGCAACAACTTTATATTGAAAACCAATACAAATGTGACCAATGTGTGGAGGAGTTTAGATCTGAAAGTTCTCTAAATGCCCACAAAGAATCGCATGTATTGGATGTGGTACAGCCATACAGCAACCGAAAAGGACAGCAACCTCGGTGTTGTGCTTGTTACGAACAGTTCAATACTGATGAACAACTAAAGCAACATGCTAGGGACGTACATCTACCGGAAAGTACAACTGCTACCGAAGATACCAACAATCTATATAAATGCGATTTATGCCATCGTCGATACAAAAACTTGCGGATTTTACGAGAACACCAGTTGAAACCGTATCGTACGCAGCAATATCAATGCTCCACGTGTGGACGGATATTTCGCGATAAAAATGCAATAGCGGACCACGAACGGTCCCATCAAGATGAACGGGCTTATGTTTGTCCAATATGCGCAAAATCATTCGTTATGAAGGACTCCTACAGAAAACACGTCCGTGCGCACTCGCTTGCCGACGATCGGTTCAAATGCGACATATGCAACAAAGGATTTAAGACGAAAGCCAATCTAAAAGGCCATTACATTACGCACAACCCTCACATACGTCCTTTACAATGCAATTTGTGCCCGGCCACATTCGCTAGGAAAGTTTGTCTGCAAGCACACATCATGTTACATACTGGCGAAAAACCATATAAATGTGACCAGTGCGACGCGGCGTACACATTTTCGACAGACCTTAAGCGTCATATCATGGCTCATCAAGGTCTGAAACCACATGTCTGTACTATTTGTGGTCGAGGTTATCCACGTAAAGACTATTTACGAAAGCACATGGCAAACCATAGTATGCAACAGGGGGGATGA
- the LOC129731212 gene encoding zinc finger protein OZF-like isoform X1 yields MSSPESQQKRCRICTDIRDEFVTLDYIVEGKSLAEMLHYCLRLEVYRDDGLPYRCCIDCKVSLEAAYKLIVRCLESAAWFRHYLTGETFKSRSLEDVDVTGLKSEIVFDEANKSSVNITDTDVKSEGNESLENVNELDDSVTEDGQDEDEHNKCSIEEAHDQDRLKALQLKTTKYGKEKSLPKRCCKCKIHLNSVKEAEEHSKTHVESRIVDPQKVAARPHECMFCFKRYTKLRTLMLHQKEMYVDKPFKCKDCEEDFSTDVQLREHIENHGKDKSNRKGQLPKCCACYEQFDTEEMVKKHAEEVHFPESQTSVNDNDNQFACDVCHRRYKTKRILLDHKSKPYRTKQYQCSQCGRIFRDKCALSDHERCHQGERPFMCTICSKTFAIKDSFRKHVRSHTIEEDRFKCEICGKGFKTKGNLKDHHITHASDYRPLSCSLCSATFARKSCLKSHMRMHTGEKPFKCNMCDASYAFSSDLKRHIMAHKGIKPYICSTCGRGYPRQDYLRKHMATHNTAN; encoded by the exons ATGTCTTCGCCAGAAAGCCAACAGAAACGATGTCGTATTTGTACGGATATTCGAGACGAATTCGTGACTCTTGATTATATTGTGGAAGGAAAATCTCTCGCGGAAATGCTGCACTACTGTCTTAGGCTTGAG GTTTATAGGGATGATGGTTTGCCGTACCGATGTTGCATTGATTGCAAAGTAAGCTTGGAAGCAGCCTATAAGCTAATAGTTCGTTGTTTAGAATCTGCTGCATGGTTTCGACACTATCTTACTGGCGAAACATTCAAATCGCG aagTCTCGAAGATGTTGATGTAACGGGACTGAAATCAGAGATAGTCTTCGACGAGGCTAATAAATCTAGCGTCAATATTACAGATACTGATGTTAAAAGTGAAGGCAATGAAAGTTTAGAAAATGTAAATGAGCTGGATGATTCTGTTACAGAAGATGGTCAAGATGAAGACGAGCACAACAAATGCAGCATTGAGGAAGCCCACGATCAGGATAGACTGAAAGCTCTGCAATTGAAGACCACCAAATACGGAAAGGAAAAATCCCTTCCAAAGCGATGCTGCAAATGCAAAATTCACCTTAATAGTGTGAAAGAAGCTGAGGAACACTCTAAAACACATGTCGAGTCAAGAATTGTGGATCCTCAGAAAGTTGCAGCTCGACCCCACGAGTGCATGTTTTGTTTTAAACGCTACACTAAATTGCGAACGTTGATGCTTCACCAGAAAGAAATGTACGTCGACAAGCCCTTCAAATGTAAAGACTGCGAGGAAGATTTCAGTACTGATGTTCAACTGAGAGAACACATAGAAAACCACGGTAAAGACAAATCAAACCGAAAAGGACAGCTGCCAAAATGCTGTGCATGTTACGAGCAATTCGATACGGAAGAGATGGTGAAAAAACATGCCGAAGAAGTTCATTTCCCTGAAAGTCAAACCAGTGTGAATGACAATGATAACCAATTCGCCTGTGATGTGTGCCATCGTCGTTACAAGACTAAGCGAATTTTACTAGACCACAAGTCAAAACCTTATCGCACTAAGCAGTACCAATGCTCTCAATGTGGTAGAATATTCAGAGACAAGTGTGCTTTGTCGGATCACGAACGTTGCCATCAGGGGGAACGGCCCTTCATGTGCACGATCTGCTCGAAAACATTTGCCATAAAGGATTCTTTCCGAAAGCACGTCAGATCGCATACGATCGAGGAAGACCGCTTCAAGTGCGAAATTTGCGGGAAAGGGTTCAAAACGAAAGGCAATCTTAAGGATCATCATATAACGCACGCCTCGGATTACCGTCCCTTGAGCTGCAGTTTATGCTCGGCCACCTTCGCACGGAAGTCCTGCTTGAAATCGCACATGCGAATGCACACAGGCGAGAAACCGTTTAAGTGTAACATGTGTGATGCAAGTTACGCATTTTCTAGTGATTTGAAGCGCCATATTATGGCCCATAAGGGTATCAAACCGTACATTTGCAGTACATGTGGAAGGGGATACCCCAGACAGGATTACCTGCGAAAGCACATGGCCACCCACAATACGGCCAATTGA
- the LOC129731212 gene encoding zinc finger protein 501-like isoform X2, producing MSSPESQQKRCRICTDIRDEFVTLDYIVEGKSLAEMLHYCLRLEVYRDDGLPYRCCIDCKVSLEAAYKLIVRCLESAAWFRHYLTGETFKSRLEDVDVTGLKSEIVFDEANKSSVNITDTDVKSEGNESLENVNELDDSVTEDGQDEDEHNKCSIEEAHDQDRLKALQLKTTKYGKEKSLPKRCCKCKIHLNSVKEAEEHSKTHVESRIVDPQKVAARPHECMFCFKRYTKLRTLMLHQKEMYVDKPFKCKDCEEDFSTDVQLREHIENHGKDKSNRKGQLPKCCACYEQFDTEEMVKKHAEEVHFPESQTSVNDNDNQFACDVCHRRYKTKRILLDHKSKPYRTKQYQCSQCGRIFRDKCALSDHERCHQGERPFMCTICSKTFAIKDSFRKHVRSHTIEEDRFKCEICGKGFKTKGNLKDHHITHASDYRPLSCSLCSATFARKSCLKSHMRMHTGEKPFKCNMCDASYAFSSDLKRHIMAHKGIKPYICSTCGRGYPRQDYLRKHMATHNTAN from the exons ATGTCTTCGCCAGAAAGCCAACAGAAACGATGTCGTATTTGTACGGATATTCGAGACGAATTCGTGACTCTTGATTATATTGTGGAAGGAAAATCTCTCGCGGAAATGCTGCACTACTGTCTTAGGCTTGAG GTTTATAGGGATGATGGTTTGCCGTACCGATGTTGCATTGATTGCAAAGTAAGCTTGGAAGCAGCCTATAAGCTAATAGTTCGTTGTTTAGAATCTGCTGCATGGTTTCGACACTATCTTACTGGCGAAACATTCAAATCGCG TCTCGAAGATGTTGATGTAACGGGACTGAAATCAGAGATAGTCTTCGACGAGGCTAATAAATCTAGCGTCAATATTACAGATACTGATGTTAAAAGTGAAGGCAATGAAAGTTTAGAAAATGTAAATGAGCTGGATGATTCTGTTACAGAAGATGGTCAAGATGAAGACGAGCACAACAAATGCAGCATTGAGGAAGCCCACGATCAGGATAGACTGAAAGCTCTGCAATTGAAGACCACCAAATACGGAAAGGAAAAATCCCTTCCAAAGCGATGCTGCAAATGCAAAATTCACCTTAATAGTGTGAAAGAAGCTGAGGAACACTCTAAAACACATGTCGAGTCAAGAATTGTGGATCCTCAGAAAGTTGCAGCTCGACCCCACGAGTGCATGTTTTGTTTTAAACGCTACACTAAATTGCGAACGTTGATGCTTCACCAGAAAGAAATGTACGTCGACAAGCCCTTCAAATGTAAAGACTGCGAGGAAGATTTCAGTACTGATGTTCAACTGAGAGAACACATAGAAAACCACGGTAAAGACAAATCAAACCGAAAAGGACAGCTGCCAAAATGCTGTGCATGTTACGAGCAATTCGATACGGAAGAGATGGTGAAAAAACATGCCGAAGAAGTTCATTTCCCTGAAAGTCAAACCAGTGTGAATGACAATGATAACCAATTCGCCTGTGATGTGTGCCATCGTCGTTACAAGACTAAGCGAATTTTACTAGACCACAAGTCAAAACCTTATCGCACTAAGCAGTACCAATGCTCTCAATGTGGTAGAATATTCAGAGACAAGTGTGCTTTGTCGGATCACGAACGTTGCCATCAGGGGGAACGGCCCTTCATGTGCACGATCTGCTCGAAAACATTTGCCATAAAGGATTCTTTCCGAAAGCACGTCAGATCGCATACGATCGAGGAAGACCGCTTCAAGTGCGAAATTTGCGGGAAAGGGTTCAAAACGAAAGGCAATCTTAAGGATCATCATATAACGCACGCCTCGGATTACCGTCCCTTGAGCTGCAGTTTATGCTCGGCCACCTTCGCACGGAAGTCCTGCTTGAAATCGCACATGCGAATGCACACAGGCGAGAAACCGTTTAAGTGTAACATGTGTGATGCAAGTTACGCATTTTCTAGTGATTTGAAGCGCCATATTATGGCCCATAAGGGTATCAAACCGTACATTTGCAGTACATGTGGAAGGGGATACCCCAGACAGGATTACCTGCGAAAGCACATGGCCACCCACAATACGGCCAATTGA